A DNA window from Coffea arabica cultivar ET-39 chromosome 6c, Coffea Arabica ET-39 HiFi, whole genome shotgun sequence contains the following coding sequences:
- the LOC113694181 gene encoding uncharacterized acetyltransferase At3g50280-like has product MAAKYITSHPFIHYVSECLVQPKYVPQDSEQRIYLAPWDLSLASIHYNQKGLLFAKPPAFDSEGKMKDFLQKLKESLSLTLVHFYPLAGRLATLKQENPPIYSIYVDCTNLPGAKFVHASVDLTIDDILTPIYMPKIVHSFFDHVGAVNHDGHSMSLMSIQVTELKDGIFIGWSTNHLLVDGTSFWHFINTWSEVFNAKGQISTISRPPILKRWFPEGHRSPVISLPFTHHDEFISRFQTPELLERYFNFSAESLAKLKAKANAECNSPNISTFQALSALLWRCITRARNMPADQQTIAGTSVNSRLRINPPLSEEYFGNCVQGVAVTTTRGELLTNGLGWAACKLHELVINQTDRSIRDWVESWVKSPFIVWIGRFSNRIQIGSSPRFNIYGSEFGLGKALAVRSGFANKPDGKITLFPGREGGGSMDVEVCLPQQTMSFLESDQEFMENVSL; this is encoded by the coding sequence ATGGCCGCAAAATACATTACGTCTCATCCCTTTATTCATTACGTCTCTGAATGTCTTGTCCAACCAAAATACGTTCCACAAGATTCAGAGCAGCGAATATACCTTGCACCATGGGATCTGTCGCTGGCCTCAATACACTACAACCAAAAAGGCCTCCTTTTTGCCAAGCCTCCGGCTTTTGATAGTGAGGGGAAAATGAAGGACTTCTTGCAGAAGCTCAAAGAATCTCTTTCGCTTACCTTGGTTCATTTCTATCCCTTAGCTGGACGCCTTGCAACTCTAAAACAGGAAAATCCTCCAATTTATTCCATCTATGTTGATTGCACGAATCTTCCGGGAGCTAAATTTGTTCACGCATCAGTAGACTTGACCATTGACGATATTCTCACACCTATCTATATGCCCAAAATTGTACATTCATTCTTTGATCATGTTGGTGCAGTCAACCATGATGGTCATTCCATGTCTTTGATGAGCATTCAGGTGACGGAATTAAAGGATGGCATCTTCATTGGATGGTCAACCAACCATTTGCTGGTGGATGGGACGTCATTTTGGCATTTCATCAACACATGGTCCGAGGTGTTCAATGCCAAGGGGCAAATTTCAACCATCTCCAGACCACCTATTTTGAAACGTTGGTTTCCTGAGGGACACAGATCCCCTGTTATCAGCCTTCCATTTACTCACCATGATGAATTCATCAGCAGATTTCAAACCCCTGAGTTGCTGGAAAGGTATTTCAACTTTTCAGCAGAGTCGTTGGCGAAActcaaagcaaaagcaaatgcTGAATGCAACTCCCCCAATATTTCTACCTTCCAGGCACTGTCAGCTCTCCTTTGGAGGTGTATCACAAGGGCTCGAAACATGCCAGCTGATCAACAGACAATTGCTGGAACGTCTGTAAACAGCAGGTTAAGGATAAATCCGCCCTTGTCCGAGGAATATTTTGGTAACTGTGTACAGGGAGTGGCAGTAACCACTACTCGTGGTGAATTGCTGACAAATGGACTAGGATGGGCGGCCTGCAAATTGCACGAGCTGGTGATCAATCAAACGGACAGAAGTATACGCGACTGGGTTGAATCATGGGTGAAATCGCCCTTCATAGTTTGGATTGGCCGGTTTTCCAACAGGATCCAAATTGGAAGTTCTCCCAGGTTCAATATTTATGGGAGCGAATTTGGACTTGGCAAAGCATTAGCAGTTCGAAGTGGTTTTGCCAACAAACCTGATGGGAAAATAACGTTGTTTCCCGGAAGAGAAGGCGGAGGAAGCATGGACGTGGAGGTTTGTCTTCCACAGCAAACTATGAGTTTTCTAGAATCTGACCAGGAATTCATGGAGAATGTCTCGTTATAA